The genomic region TGGGTCACGTGCTCAAGATAAATTGAGGGGTGTCCAAATCATGTCAAAGTAAGGAAGTTTGTCTATAAGAATATATCTTATTCTTTCTaagtgcagtgtgtttgtgaggtCACTAATCCACATCTTTGTAGTGGGGACTTTTCTTTTCCAATGTCTAAGAAGCCGTTTTTTTGCAGAAATGAGGCTATAGGATAGGAAACACTGCTGAGTATTACTCAATTCATAGTATCGTCGTATACCCCCAAGATAATAGCGAATACTTTTAACGAATAGTTTTCAGCTCTATATGAAGTATTCTAGATAGTAATCCAAAAATATTGGTCCAGTAGGTTTGGACATGAGGACAAAGAGACGAACATCTGGCACAAGTAGGGGAGATCTCGGGGTATATTCTATGTAACCTCTCTCTAGAGTAGTAGAGGCAGTGTAAGATTTCAAACTGGATTAAAAGGTGCCTTGCATTGTTAGAGCAACGATGGATGTTCTCCAAACCTTCCTTCCATTGGATGTCTGATATACCAATGCCCATTTCTTCTTCCCACTTAATTTTTATTGAAGTGGAAACAGCTGGGTTGATGGATTGTAGGATGTCATATATGCAAGATATACATTTTCAGAGCAAGGTGAAAGCTCGAGACACCCATCAAGACTCGAGCCTCCAAAAGTCGTTTTAGATGTTTTCTCACATAGTCTCTTACTTGCAAGAATCTAAAGAAGTTACTTCCTGGCAGTCTGTGATCACTCTGTAATTGTGTGAAGGAAGCAAAAGTTCCTTCAATGTACAGGTCTCTTATTGTGTTGATGCCTACCTTCTTCCAGGATTTAAAAGTGTTATCTAAAGTAGATGGAACAAAGGTAGGATTTTCTGCAATTGGTAAAGCGTAAGATATGAGTTCCAAATTAAAGTGTGACCTGCTTTGTTTCCAAATACGCAGTGTAGTGTGTATCATTACATTGGATTGGAATAAGGATTTGTCTATGGTGAGGGGATACAGAAGAATGGCTCCCATGGAATAAGGTCTGCATGTCTCCCTTTCCATAACAAGCCAGCTTGGTATAGTTGCGGTATCGTGTAGCCAATATGTCATGATTCTAATATGTGAAGCCCAGTAATATAACAAAAAGTCCAGAAATGCTAAGCCCCCTCTCTCTTTAGATATAATTAGGTGTCTCCTGCTGATTCTATGTGTTTTATAGCTCCACAAAAACAGGACCACAATTGTGTCTAATAGTCTAAGGAAAGATTTGGGAAGAAACACGGGAATattctgaaataaatataaCTACTGGGGCAATCATTTTAATGGCATTAATTCTACCAAGTAATGAAATTGGAAGTGTCTTCCAAATTTGGATATTAGACTGCAGCTTAGTTAATAATGGAGGGAAGTTTTCCTTGAATAGAGAGGAGTGGTATTTTGTAATCTGGATTCCTAAATATGTAAATTTCCCAAGAGATGTTCTGTACTCGTATGGGCATTAGCACGCTTTTACCCCAGTTTATCATGTATTCAGAGAAAGTTCCAAATGAGTTAATTTGATCGAGTATTCGTTGAATAGTAATTTGTGGCTGAGTGACATAACAGAACATTGTCCGCATATAGCGAGATCTTATGAACGGCATTTTCTGTAATGTAACCCTGAATCAGGGGGTCTGTGTGGATACTCTCGGTGAAAGGTTCAATCGCAAGGGCAAAAATTAAAGGGGATGGGGGCACCCTTGCCTTGTTGCAGATTAAAACGGGGAGATAGTACGTGGTTCGTGTGGATTCGTGCAGATGGATTGGTATAAAGGAGTTTGACCATTGAGATGAATATTTTCCTAAAGTTGaacctttttaaaatttcaaacAGCTAAGGTTAAAGAAAGAATTTCTATTTGGTATAAATCTAGTCTGATCTGGATGTATCAATTTATGTGCAAGAGGATTCAATATGTCAGCAAggactttggaaaacagctatcaaaaacagcatttttaaataattattttcattgaaaaacatttaaatgattatggtgtGATCTGTGCAAGGATCTGTACAAAACAAAGGTGTTTTCTTatgtctgtagaatatgatgtgtaggccaggacacctctgcagcacaacaatatttaatataaaatggtattttgcAGTATGCCATAATGCGATTTAGATTAATTGTTCAGCTCTATCTGGTGCTATTTGGTTTACTTTCTATCTGCAGTactcaggtctctcttgcaaaagagattgTGATCTCAATTAGATTATCTGAtaaatgagggaatatcttGTGGGGGAATGGTGTTCATTCCTCCAAAAGAGTTCCTCAGACTTGgcaaggagcactgaagctgttctggaggctgGTGGAGGCCTGACTCCATACACAGAgacttcttgttgtttttttcccctttaatttgtcacccatctgaCCTCAGTTTCCTGCCATTGTGTGTACTCTTAAATTATATTCCGTATCGCTAGTTTCGCTTGTTTGAGAGGTTCCTTGAAAACCTTGAAAATAGCCGATAAAGTCGGGTAAAACCAGCAAGCTAACTGTTACATTCCTCGTCATCTAGTTAGAAAACAACGACCAAGCCGTCTGTGCTTTACAATATGGCTGGCTAATGTTAACGTTACCATAACATGTCAGCGTTACGCATGTTCTCGACGACGTTCCTGTCAATGTTACAGTGTTACTTACGGTCCTACCTATTTTCGGTGTCAGCTCGACGCCGTCTTGACATGCAATGCAAAGTGTCAGCTGTGATTGTGCTATGTTGAGGTTTCAAAGAAAATCTACTAAAGCAGCTTGAAGCCGAGGAGTCGTTCTTCAGACGCCCAGCAGCAACCGCTTGAGCAAATTACCCCGTCGTCACGTTACGTAATCACGTTTctctgaggaaaaaaaaaacacaaacaccaagcATTACAAAAGAGCACTCCGAACATCTGTTTAGCTAAATATCAAAACTCTAAATTAGTGTCAAAACGGGCGTAATATGACATATATAACAAATATTACGTTCAACGTGGACAAAAACAACGATAACAGACATTAACGTTGCTTAATCCTAGCTATGAATGTTGTTAGCCGATGTTAACTTATGGGCCTTAGTAAAGACGGGCCCTCGGTGATATCAATGATAACGTAAAAGCATTTTGAAAGCgatatttaaacattaaatgtaCTTAACAACTCACGGTCGTGGTCCTGGATATTCTGACTACTCCCACAGCGCCGAGCAGCAATGACAACAGCACAATAACGCAGAgaaactgaccaatcacagtccTCCGTCTGCTCGATGACGTCAgctcactttttattttaactgatCTGCAGTCAGATTCTCAATACGAGTTCGTTATGGAGTCAGCGTAACCGTACCAAAGTAGCCGCTCCCAAGTCGGCTCTTTTAATCCTATTTTGTCAGCTGTGTCgctaaaaaaaaagagatgtctCTAATCTTGTCTAATGTTGATCCTCTCAGTTTTCTTCCCATAACATATCGCTTTCCACTGTACCATTCACTACCACTGAGGACAACGAATAACGAAAATATGCATCTCTAAAAATAATCACGGATAATAATAAttaccacagactgtatatcaAAAGATTGTCACGCACAGTTTTAGGGTGGAGGATAGGTAGTCCCCGGTGCGGTCAGTGGGTGGCGGTGTTTTGCGTCCAAACTGCAGGAAGTTAAATAACATCCACATCACATCCGTGGACCAGATCAGCAGCAAAGGTTTCAGGTTATTCCACCAAAGTTCTGCTGTAAGTATATTTGGTTAAATGATTACACATTTGTAAGTTCAGAAAGGTCAGGTCTTCTTTCTATTCGTTTGGAACATCCAGCCACTGTTTTGCGACGTAAATAGACGTATCTGACTGCCTGGATCCGTGTACGTTAGTGGACATGAGCGTTAGCAGAGAAGCTAACCTAACTGTGACAATCTTTTGAACAACCAGCAAAGTTGTCTTTGTTTTAACGTTGGATTGCTTTTCATAACAACGTATTTAACTGTTACATTATAAATTAATGCTTGCTGGGTGTATGCTGGTAGCAGTTTCTTGAATATCCGGTTCGTTTAGCGATGTGGCAGCGACCAAGCCCTTTGTTGACTAAAACTTTCCACTACTCAAAAACTGCACTTTAGCTAAGCTGTGTCTATTCATAATGCTCAGCCTGCATGACTGGAAAGTGGAGGCATCTAACTGTTGTTATGAACAACATAGTCACTAACTCTTTACACTTGCGTATTGATTTAGCGTACAATTTTGTTAATTGTGAAATGTTGTGGCTCTCTCTTTGTCATGACACTATTCCCCCTAATAATCATTCATAATTTATTACTCTGTAAATACAGATTTAAAGTAATTGATGAACGAGTGTATTATGAAATATCTAAAGAATTAACTGTTGTGGAAATTGTATCTTTCTGGTGagaaattaagtaaataattgtgttttttttaataaaagagaataaacagagaagtactcaaacacatatacagctggtccagagacctgctgcctagggcATCTTCGGCGTCTGGCCCCAAGCAAaaggatgcataatcatttacacagtctagatttctatgttttggggacaGAGATCccctctcagccttgaatgaacattcaaggagaggagaacaacaacaagagagggaaaacaccaaaacaatctcacaggtctgacctaaaccctagtaaatgtggacagactaacataaggagtataggagaaggaaaggttaaggataaaaacacaatgcataCATATATACCTACCATACctataagacataacaatactagtaatagtaataatagtaaaagaacatacataaaagattaaacgtaagaggacacaattttctgccataacactAACAAATAGTCATCACATGTTACAGGATCCCAAAGTGATGTCTTCATATTGCTTTCAGATTTGccagaaaaacaataaacaacaatatataATGGAATGCATTTAATAAAGCAATCACGTCTTCAACTTTGTGAAATTATAACCTgcaaatgtttggtattttgcaTGTAATAAATACCTTAATTGATTAGTTATTTATCTTAATTAATGAATGACATCTATTGGTAAAGAGAAAACTGATTAATTGGGTAAATGTATAGCACtggtgtttaaaatgttttataccaatGCCAGTGGTACTATaacaaaattataatataatttatttagttGTAAATAAAAAGAGTTTTATACAAAAACCTTTGTTGATACCCAGCAATAGTAAGCACTACAGTTATCTTTGCACTTTGTTGGTACctgataaaagcatctgcctacctgtagacaaaaaaaaaaggacagctAGAAATGAAAACAGTGTTCAAATGGTATTAATTTGGGCAACATTGTaaacattaacatgtttttgCTATTACTATCGCCTTGCACAGACAGTGTGTAGATGCCGTCAGAAGCTCCAAAGGGGGAGAACTGTCTTGTAAACATGGACAGCAAGGCTGGAGATCTGTTCAGTGCTGAGGATGCTTATCCAACTGGCACAGGTGGAGCTGGAATCATGGGAAAGTAAGgacatatatttataattttaatgtGATTTCCTCCCTTCCTGTGGAAATATACTGAAGTATCTGCTACTATTGTTTATTAGTCTAAAATGCCAACAGATAGTCTCCTAGCTGACATGTAGGGGCTTTTATAAGGTACTTACTGTCTATATCTAACAGATCTATATATAAACAGAGCAACTAGTCTCTGTAGGCTCTTTTCAATGTTAATTTATCAAATTCTTAATATTCAGTTGTTAATGtctttgtcttattttataGGCTCCGGCTACCCAAAGGCTTCTCAGCTAGTATGGCTAAAGAGTGGATTGACAGGCGTCGATTGTCTATTCGTCCTTGGGCCAGCTTCGTGGACCAACGCAAGTTTTCAAAACCACGTAACTTTGGAGAGATGTGTCAGAGGGTGGTGAAAAACGTGGAAATTTACAACAGCAACTATACCTTCATCTTCCTGGGCCTCATCCTCTACTGCATGTAAGGCAGACAAAGAGGAAAAATGTgtattgttttgtcagttggAATATTTACTCTTCTGCTACCCAGCAACACAGGAATTTTCTTGGAGTGTTAACAGTAACAGAACAATCTGCGTGAGATttgattaaaaagtaaaatgtacaataatttaataatgctGCTGTAATTTACATCAAAATGATTGCACTGTTGATGTTTCTTTCCACAGTATCAGCTCTCCCATGCTGCTGATTGCCTTGGCTGTGTTCGCTGGTGCCTTCTACATTATTCACCTCAAGTCCCTGGAGTCTAAACTGGTTGTCCTTGGTAAGTAAAGCTGTCAGGGTTGCCTTGCAGTTAATGGTGTGATGAGATCTCGCAAGATAAAAACGTGACAATATTTGTCGTCATGTGAAAAGTTGTCTAGCGACACTCATGTTATTGGCACTTTTCACACACAGCGATACATCAATTTCCTCATGCAGTGAAGAACAAATGTATAGCTGATAATGTCGACTCACTTTGCACCTACACCTTGACGGTAATCAAGTGAATCCGCTCTTGCTCTGTGAGTCCCGGCCACTTTGTGACCAAGTGGTAATGTAGCTGgtagttttgcaatataaaaactGAAGCGCATGCTTgatctgtttgggactgtgtttaatgctcaaaatattCATATGATTCGGCAGTaaagatttctttaaaataatgttaaaatctcATCTCGTCTCAATCTCGTGAACCCAGTATCGTGTCTCGTCTTGTCTCATGAGCGCAGCGCCTCATTACACCCCTACTTGCAGTCCATTAGTTCTGTACTTGCTAAATACAGGGAATTCCTAAGATCTCCAGGCACGCTGGGACAATGTTCTAATATGtccttaattttgttttaaggTGTTTTAGCAACTTGTCAACTGCCACTCGTTTTTCTGtgtgaatgtaaataaaatgggTTTCAAAGAAACAAGTGAATTTATTCAAGAATAGATTAAATGCATACATCTAGTATAAGAAAATCAAATATATCCTTgagctttttatattttttacatgtcAATTAACCAGACCTGCAAGAGACAGTACTAATATATTAATCTAATCAGAGGCCTTATCTTTGTGTTGTTAAATCTATAATTTTATTGTCAACCAGGCAGGGAGCTGACTGTCCCTCACCAGATGAGTCTGGCTGGAGCTGTTTCTCTACCTGTGTTCTGGTTGGCCGGAGCTGGAGCTGCAGTCTTTTGGGTTCTGGGTAAGCCAAACCACATTAGTTGTTCTTGCCATCCATTACTATTGTGGACATGCAGGAATATTTGTTGCACTGCTCGTCAGGGTACTTTAacttatgtgtgtttttttttgtgattttagtTATGTATTAAAGCATATTCTACTGTTACATTCAATGAAAGTCTCTGTGTAAAGAGTATCAGCTAAATTACTCGAAATGCATGTGGACACTGTCTAAGAAACACCATCTCcctcattttttccccccttcacCTTCCCCATTTCCATTTGTCACGTCTCCTCTCAGGAGCGACGCTATTTGTGATTGGCTCTCATGCTGCGTTCCGTGAGCTGGAGGGATCCGACATGGAAGAGCTCCTCATGGAGCCTGTGTGAAGAACAGGCTGAACTCTCAGCAGGTGCTGGTCGACGGAGCAGTCACCACTTTGACCCTGTAATCATGTTAGCCCAGAGTGCTTGAGGAAAAACTGCTCCTAGATCTGTTCCTTAGCTATGTGTATATCCTGTATCCTCTGTATCTTACCTGTGCCAGTGTACCAAGAAAGCACCTTTTCTTGCCTCTGAAGTACTTGTTGTTACATACAGACTGTATTGCCTTCTTGGAACTCATTCATTCACATGAAATGCCATATGctcaaataattaattaatataatatttaagcACATTATCATACAGGATATAGGCCACGCTCTACTTATGTTATGCCTTGGATGCCTCTGGTTTGTATCAAATAGCCTGTCCCTCCCTGCAACGTCCCTTATACATTGACATATCTTTCAATTTATTAATCTCTATCTATCTGTGCTATACTCTCTGCTGTAGATATCTTCAGAAATGGCTTCTGTGTTTAAACCATCTGACAAGATTGATGATTTCTTATGTAAAGATAATGGatacagtaaatgtttattCAATTCTACACTgctacaattattttatttttgaaagaaaaagtgcaatttaaagctttaaaaatgATTCAAGAGAATATAAGAGGGGTATTTCAGATAGGGTACTTAACATAGATGAGAAGACAACTTAAAAGGACAGTACATACTGAGTAATAGTGTTTTGTATTGGGGATAGTATGGTGTTTTGCTCACTGTATGCATATTTATCAGGTCTACTTACAACTTTCAGATGTGAAGGTCATTCTGTAAAcctgaaatatttctttttttgaaattcattattcttttgtttacatttccaTGTAAGTTGGGTGTTTTTTAGtatttaaatgacattttgGAAGTGCAATAAACCCCTAATGTAAAGATagctcatgttttttttaaggttaTTCATGTCCAgttctttgttattttaattcagGTAGTTTTTGCTATTCAATTACAGACGGCAGGTTGTGCATCCATGAAAAAAACTAAGTGGCCCTTAGCACTTTGTCTgtacattttatcattattcTGGTCCAGTCTGAATACACAGCGGAATAGGACAGTTCCAACCCTCGTGGCTCCTCTTCTCTATCTCTTGTACACCAAACACTGCAGCACTCACCAACCCCCTCTTGTCCCCCTTTTCATGTGACCCCTGTGACCTGTGCTCTGTGACAGCGCAGCAAGAGGACCCCATGCTCAGGTTGCCATGGCAATGACCTTGGAGGGCCCCAGTCAGATACACACTCGTCCACAGACACACTCGCTTACACACTGCGGCAAAGGCGAGCGATCGATATTCTATTATACGAAGGGTGGCGAGGGGGGAAGAGAAGAGAGTCGCACTGCAGTGAGctcactgcagagacacagggGAAAttagagcgagggagagagtgtTTGTCAGTGAGTGACAGAAagtgggtgtgcatgtgtgttcgTGTGTATGTATGAGCAGGAGACACTCCATTTGTCATTGCACAGTGGTCAAGCTGTGCCAAAAAGTTGTTGTGTCTGTCACTCAAAGGGATATGTCCTAAATTTTCACAGGATGTGGAAAAGTGGCCTCTCGGATCACCCAATCCTGAAGTATATTGTGgttaatctatttttatttgtgtactCTGTGGACAATAAGAGGTTAATTTAAACTAGATGACCCTTGTGGCACAGAGAGGTAGCACGAGTACGGTCTGTTCCCTTAAGATAAAAGATATACTTGCTTTATTTGCAGGAATGTAACCTTTtggaaataaattatttttaaagttttggGAAATAGCACGACACTGTTCTCTTTGTAACACTCACATGTAGCTCATCAGTGTTGATTTCTGACAGGGCTGACACATTTACAGAGTGGTTTGGTGCATTACCCTGGGCAGTTGCCAACTCTTCCTCTTATGGCAGTTTAAAATTGTGCCATGTGCAGGTTGAAGTGCATATGAATTCATAACACTAGGTGGCATCCCATCCACGTTTCTGCTGTTGTATACTACTTATTACTgaaatgaacaaattagcatCACATATAGAAGCATTTTGTCAATGTGTGTCAATTCAGAAATGTGATGAAATTATATCAGCTAGTTTAATCTCATATTTGAATATAGTGAGTGTGATATATAGGGTATTGCAgtcaacaaaaaataatttaaggtTTCAGTTGACGTGGGAAGCTATGCATATAAATGGGATGAGAGGGTAATATCACCACCTTACAACTAATCGTAATAAGGCCCAACTAATATGGTCAATTTAATTTTACCATTGGGATGAATCAACACCCCTTTTGTGCAGTCTTGAAAATATAACATGTAATGTGTGTCACAAAGGTAGTATTTGTTGCAAGTCTAATGTAAGAAATGACAGAAATTCTTCCTTATATTTTGTCATAATATGCAACCTTGATGGGTGATGCATATTATAAGCCATTTCTGAGGGATAAAAAGATAAGAAAATTATTCTATTCTCTAATAAATTAGAGTGAAGTGTAGTTTTCCACAAGtaaaaacagagacaggaagacacacagagaggtcTAGGTTGTATTAAATGTTCTAGATGTTTTATTGGTGTTGGTTTCATTTATTTGACACACATGTTTtacttgttgtgttttttttttcttcttgactTTCAACTCTTGCAGCCATCTGAGATAGACCCAGCCTGAGACCGCTGGCCCTTCACTGGTCTCCAACACATACATGAACACTATCCTGGACCGGACCAGGCCATACCAGGACCTGGACTGAACCACAGCTGGACCCAGGCATGTGGACTCACCATCACCACATCACAGCACACTGCACCACATCATACCGGCACACCTGCAGTGGCAGGAACATGAACGCCTTGACTGGCGTCTTGTGTCTTTTGGTAAAAACACAACTTGAAACCCTGCTCTGCTGTTACAGTCTTAGAGTAGCCTCCTGAAAAACGAGCAAAAATAActgaaaccaaacaaaaaacaaaaagagagacaCGTATGTCTTGCTTTTTCCTATCTCACCACTATTGTTGTTCTTCTTCATGAATGTCTCTCTTGAGCTGtttttcaacatgttttttattgtttcatttaaattcagTATAGAATTATATAGATTTCCTAGAGCACACAGAAAGATTGAATTGTATTTACCAACTTGGGGGGGGGTGTACTGTAATAGTTATTAACAAGGACAATGGTTCACACAGTGCACACAAACAAGAGACAAACGGGGCGGGAGGGAAGGGAGGggtgtgagagacagaggaggagagaggagggacagGACGCCATGTGGTGTGCTTTGTTAGGCCTAAATGAGGAAAAGCAGCTCTCACATATCCCCCCCCTCTCGTCTTCGAAATAAAAAAGACAAGTAAAATCATTTAAACCCCCCTGTAccccacattttaaaaaacaacaacagtgtgGCCGTTGAGAACGCAAGAGAGGGAAAATGGCCGCAGGCAGAACGACGGGGAGATGACCACTCCGCTGGTCCTCCACAGACAG from Micropterus dolomieu isolate WLL.071019.BEF.003 ecotype Adirondacks linkage group LG03, ASM2129224v1, whole genome shotgun sequence harbors:
- the rabac1 gene encoding prenylated Rab acceptor protein 1; the protein is MPSEAPKGENCLVNMDSKAGDLFSAEDAYPTGTGGAGIMGKLRLPKGFSASMAKEWIDRRRLSIRPWASFVDQRKFSKPRNFGEMCQRVVKNVEIYNSNYTFIFLGLILYCIISSPMLLIALAVFAGAFYIIHLKSLESKLVVLGRELTVPHQMSLAGAVSLPVFWLAGAGAAVFWVLGATLFVIGSHAAFRELEGSDMEELLMEPV